Below is a window of Cyanobacteriota bacterium DNA.
AACGAATTTATAAAACAAAAAATCAAATACGAGAATTTAAACGCTAAGCAAAAAGAGTCCTACAACTTCCAAAAAATCTCGGCTGTATTTGCAGACTATGGTTACGTCACGATCAAACTAGATGATGATTGGGAGGGAGCTGATTTTATTGCAATGAGAACTTATAAAGGTACAAGTTCTTTTATTAAAGTTCAACTTAAAAGTAGGCTAACTATCGATAAAAAGTATATGAATAAAGATTTGTTTATAGGCTTTTCTTCTGAGGATAATTCTATTTGGTATCTGGTCCCTCATGACGAGATACTAGATTTTCTAAAACTAAAAAAGCCTAGCGTGTTAGAGTCAAATTCATGGCAAAAAGGAAATTATCATTTTCCAAGACTTGATAAAGTGCTACTTAAAGAGCTTGAGCAATATAAGATTTAATTTATCCCGTTACTAGATCAGTATTTTGATTTTGTCTCTTTAACTCATCAAGTGTTTTACCTTCTGAGTTTTTCCACTCAATCCAGCCATTTGAAGATCTTCCAAGAATCACATTACTAGCGTAACTAGGTGAATTAAAGATTTGATCTCTAGCAAAATACAACCCATCATCTCTATTCTCCAAAATACCTGTATTAAACAATTTATCTCTTGCCTCTTTGGCTCTCTCTCCGGAAGGAACTGTATCTTTTATAATCCTAGATCCTTTATAAACAATAAATCCATCCTCTAAATACCTCCCGCAGGCATTAGCATTTTTACTTGTACAATAAAGCATTTCAGCAGCGTCAGAACCAGAATCAGCTTTGTGAGTTTCTTCTAACACAGGGGAGCCTAGTGCTGATAGCAAGATTGTGATTGTTTCAATATGGTCCATTAGTTCAGCTTCAGTAGTCTCTTGAATATGTGGTTGAACTGGTATTTGTGAGTTCTCTACCTGGTAACGATCAATTTGTTTAATCTTGTTATGGCAAAAATATTCTAAGTATCTAACATGCGCCCTGTTAAAATCATTTGTTTTGGATCTGATGATTATAGCTGCATTCCAAAAGTCCTTCTTCTGATCATGTTGTTTCAATCGTGAATAGCAGTTCTCAGTTTCACCAATATATACTAATGGCTTAGCTGATTCTTCAGATTCTCCCAATAGAAAGTAAATGCCAACACTATTCACTTCATCTCTTTGGCTAGATTGATTTAATTTACTTCTTGGAATATAAATAGCTTCAATATTTCTAGTTGTAATAGAGGCTATTTTCATGTCCCTGGCAGAGCCAAATGGCAAGAAAATCTGTATGGTTTGGGGCTTAGCATTCATTGTGAAGATAATTTTACCAGTTTTTCATAGCTCCCACTGCATTTTAGATCAACTTGAGGTGCTTCGTTTATCCTAGGTTAATACAATGTTTCGAGTAGCTAGTATATGAATCTTATCCAAAGACCTTCTCTCATACAGTAAGGCTATATTTAAAAACAATATGATTGAACTGCCCTATAAGCATCTTCAAAATCTCCATAGACATAAATGACTAAATCAGACGTTAAACTACATTGTGGACAAGAAGCACTCTCCATTTGAACGATACCATATTCAACAAAGCAATCTTCATCATAGTTATTATTCCCAGCGCAAGCTCCAAGGAGGTGGGCATCTAATTCAAGATCAGAACAATTTTTATAATCTACAGAGCATAAAGCTAGGTTATCAGAAAAATCCTCCAAATCAAAAGCTAACTTCTCATAGTCATTAACTGCTTGTTTGCATTTTACAGATTTATTTTTAATCGGTGATCTATTTGCTTTTGCAAGCGTAAGTATCGAATGATAATGTTGAATAGCTTGATCAAGTTCCTTATTGCTTCCCGTTTTTAGTGCTGACACAGAATTGAAGGTCAACAAAAAAGATATTATACTCATTAACAATATGTTGTATTTCATTGTATACAGGACGATAAGACCTACAGCAAAAATTTTAGCATTTTGTCATATCAATACGAGATTCAGCGTCGTATCCGCACAAAACACATTTTGATTAAAATTAACACCTATTAAAAGAACCTAATTCCCCTTTATTTCCTTACCTAAGTCATAAAAAGCTGTTGGGCATTGAGATAGATTTTAGATTAAACCTTCTATTGTAGCGGTATTGAAACTCAGCAAGGTATCTTTAGTATAATGGGTGCACTACAGAGCGGCCCACTTTGCTTGTGATTATTGAGGCTGATTAAGCCCCCAAACAGCCCAAATAGCTGCTTTGATAACCAAAACTTAACTTGGATTTGCTTAAAATAAGATACCTGCAAAGGTCCTAGTTTAATTACTAGTGGGTGATTACAATGAAACTAACAACACAAACAGGACATACTGGTAATGCAGGGCATGTTGCAAACAAATCAAACTCAGGAGGAGCCAAGACGGCTATCTCCCAAGTATATGGCAATGAAAGCACCGATGAGTCGCAAGATGGCGAAGTCGCTAAGTCAGGCAAAGCAGTTGAAGACCCAAGTAAAAAATCAGATGCAAATACACCTAGCAAATATGAGGACGCAAGAACCACAGCCAAAGCTCTGGATAAAGCCTTTGCCAAAAAACCAGCTAGCTTAGAAGATATAGCCAACGGACTTAATACAGGAACGCCACCAACTAACAACGCAGCAATCACAGACCTGGCATCAAGAGTACCAATGACAACAGCTGATCGTATTCTTGCCAGCCAAAACACAAAACTATCTGGTCCAGTCGGAGCCGATTCCGCAAATCAATCCGTAAGAGATATGTCTTTTGCGTCACTTCAAAAACAATTTGCCAATGACAATGACACTACAGCTGCTAGGTTCTCCCTAGACACACCAAGTAGTGCTGCTGGTGCTAGTGGAATTAATAACGCTGCAACTTGGCAACAGAATGGTGCTAATCCAGTTGGTGGTGGAGTTGGTAATAATTATAATGGTGGAGTTCAGATTGGGACTCAAATTGGAACTCAAATTAATCACGTGGGGAATAATGTAGGGGTTACTGTGGAAAGTCAGCCCGTGCATCAGGAAGTTGCAAGGGAGGTTGAAGAACCAGATGCCAGTAAATATACAATAGCTCAATCAGGCAATGAAGAAATTTAATGCTTCACAATCATTTCAGTAAACAGTTATTTCTTTGCGACAGATCGAAACTCTCCAGAAAGACCTCGTTTCTGTAGGCTGTAATCAATCAACTGAGAAAGATCTTTCTCAAAACTCTCAATCATCCTTTTACCAACAGAATCATCGTTATATGGGAACTTATAATTATTAGATAAATGATCTTTCAGCATAGAAAAGAATTCATCCTTCGTAATACCATGAACAACTTTACTATCATTCCTCGCACCTAATGCTGTAAATAAAAGCTTCTTAAGAGGAGCTATCTCCGGTGTATTAGAAAGAATCTGATGCACCTCTTCCATCTTTCTATTAGAGTCAAAATAGCCATCATTGCGAAGCATCTCAATTGCTCTGAAATACTGTCTAAGATCTCTTACGCTTGCTCGATCTGCTACATCTTTAAACTTAGAATAACTAAACTCAGAATTTTGTGTCTCGGTTGGGAGGTATCCATGTTTTTCTGCCAAAGCTAATAGTTCATTAGTTGTATCTATTTTCAACTTTGCAATATTTTGTGGAGTAAAGTGATGTTCACCTGGGACTCTATCATTAGCTTCTGCGATCTTGAACAAAGGTTCAAGGACTGCAGCAGTGAGCATAGCTGCACCTGCCATAGCCGTCTTCAAAACCCCTCTTCTTGAAAATTCTCTCTCTTCAAAAGGAAGCTCAGGAGTTTTTGGTGGTGTTAGAATAACTTCTCTTGTTCTTGGTATCGCATGAAGAGGTTCAATCTCAGCTTCTTGGCTCTTACGCAAGTCAACCGAATCTCGTCGTCCATTAAGGACTGCAGCAAGATCATCTCGTCTTATTGCCGAATTACCGATAGCTGATAAAGTTCTCATAAAGCTTCTCCTCAATATTCACAAACACTTTAGTATCAATAAATATTTTATAGTCAACATTATAACTTAAAAAGAATTAAACTAGCAAGTCTAGACCATATACAGAGTGGCTTTGGTCATAAAAATAAGGACAATCAAGGATATTATCCGCTTTCGGAGATTAATTTCAGTTAACACTCATTACTGAAAGCATCTAATCTTATTCCTTATATCAGTTTGGCTTCCCTGGCTCAGAAGCTTTTGGTATCTAAGGCTCCCGCGACAATAGACGCTGGAAGGATAAGCAAATAAAATCACATCTCCACAATTCCATATTAAAAAATCACGGAGCCGCATCTCCGGATATGCCCCCGTTGTCATTGGAACCTATCGCTTGCTCAAAGAGTTGAAGAACAGACTTGAGTCTTGCTTGTGGTTTAGCTTGAAATGCTGTACCTTCCTCAAGGCAGAGCCTAGGTAGATTAGAGCCATCAGCTTTCAGTTGAAACTGCTGGCTTGGTTTGCTTACTGTCGATAGGCTAGAAAGTATTTGCCGAGTGATATTCTCTTCGTTACTGTTCTTCACTCCAGTGCCAAGAACAATTGTAGCCAAGCAAGCTACCTTCTCTTGCAAACAATCGTGTAAGCCATTATAAAACTCAGAAAGATACTTGCCCTTATCATTCAATGCAACAACTTTATCAATGAAAATCAAAAGCGCTGTTGTATCTTTTGATAAGTTTCTAATAAAGGGTAGCTTACTGATAGTAGCAAGAGGATTATTGCCTTTGCTAGCATTGAACTCCAATATTGAATCCTGAGTTATTTGCAATGCTGTCTGAGCAGCTTTGCTGATCAAGCCGGATTGGGCTTGATTCGAAGTGAGGACAATCAATGCTGGACAGTAGGGCTTAACTGCAGCCATAGTCTAATCTTACACTGCTGGGGCGGATTTGAGGCTAAGATTTTACCCAGTTTGAGCCACTGATGGGAGTTGCGCCCTATAGTACAATTGGATGCCGTAGCCAACAATGGATAACTCCAAAGACCGTTTATGAACAAAGCTATATCAAAATCACCGGCCTCGCCTGCTAAGACTCCGAAGCCAGTTCGAGCAAAGAACAAAAAAGAACCCAGTATCAGACCATTACTGGATCGAGATGGATTAACTGTCAAACAATTAAATGAAGCAGAGTTTGCTGATGAGCCCAAAGAATTTAGTTTTGATTTCAAAACAACTCAAGTTTTTATACCGAGAGACCAGAGACGCAACCAAGCTTCTAGCCTTGAGATTGATCGTTTTGTAGCGCAGGCAATGCCATCTGGTGAAATCATGCTTGAAACCTATAGCAGCTCCAAGGGTACGATGTACTATGTAATTGTTGAGTTTGATGATCATTACTATCTACTCAAAAGACCAAAGAAAGAAACTGAATTTAAATTACAAGGGCTTATTCCGGAGTACAAAGTTGATGAGCTTAGAGAACGCTTAGCTGAGTAATAAACACGGCATCTCCACCTTCGGCTCTGTAGTTCTAACTATACTCTCCAAGCTTCATTTTCACAGAATCAATCAGCTGAAGCAATGTTTGATGTTCTGTTGTCCCAGCTTGAACCCTCTTGAGGCTTGACTTATAAACATTGAGCATATTTTCAAACTTGGATTTATAGTAGTTATCAGTGCTTGTTTCATTATTAATTTGTTCTTGAACTATTGTTTTCAGTTCATCAAACATAGTAGCTTCTGATTCAATTCTAATCATAGAGATTATACGTTGAGCCTCAATTTGTTTGTCGATATCAACAAATTGGTTATCTACTTGATCAGCCTGAATTCGGTAATGGTATTCTGTATTAATTCCCGAACTCAACTCTTCTTCTTGGATAAGCTCTGCCATTACAATTGCTTGACTAACAGCTCTGCTATTACGCATTGAACCACGTCTCTCATTTTGGTTAGCTTCTTCCAAACTTGGTTCTACCAAGCTTGGCATCATAAAACTAGGTTGAGCAAAACTAGGTATCATAAAACGAGGCTCACTAAAACTCATTCTCTGTTCATGCACTAACTGCGCAAGCTGGAATCTTGGAGGTGGTGCAGCTCTGGCAGCAGTGCGAAACTCAGGAACAGTTTCCGCAACTATCGCTTCCTGATTATCCAGAAATGCCATATCATCAGACAGATTTATCTCTGTTTGACCGTGAATACTCGATGTGAATAATTGTCGTAATAATCCTTGTTCTGCAAGGCTTTGATTCTTTGATGCCAATTGTGCTTTCTTATGCTCTATCGCCTGGATATTCATAGTTATTATCCTTTGATGAATTGCCCAGTCTTCTATAGCATTAAGCCCAGTTATCTTGTATTTAGACTAGTACTAGTAGTTTAGGTGGTTTCATGGGGGTAGTCTAATCGTCTAATCAGGCAGGATCAACATATCCAGTTGTTATAATGCTATAATCTAAGAATAATGAATCTGGTTAATCCTAGTTCAAGTGCATTACCTGCCGCAGCTCCATTTGCTGCTCCAGCACCGAGCATTTTAGATTTGGCAAACGTGAATCTCACCCTGTCAACTGTCAGAGATTATGCAGGGCAATTACTGAGACCTGACAATTCTAAATTAAATGCACTTGGCTTATCGCCCAAAGATCTCGCTGCTATTACTCAACTAGCTTCAGATCATGTGCCTAAATATATGGCAGCACTGCAAACTCAAGATCTCAATCAGATAGCACAAGAAGACATGAGGCTATTGAAGCAATTTTGGTCACACAGTTTTGAATCACCAAATGAAACTATTTTGACCAAAGCTCTCATGTTGAGCGTCATGAATAAACTACTCGAAGGAAAAGACACAACGGCAAATATCCAAAGTGGTATTTCTCGTACTGGCAATCTTTTTATTGCCTTTGCCAAAAACCTTGTCGGCAATATTTTAGGAGCAGGCCAAGAATCTGAATTCTCCAAAGACCTTGCTGCACTAGCTTCTGAGAGTATAGATGGAATGGTTAAATCAGTGATGGTGCCTAAGTTTGACGCCAAGGCTGACCAAACAGCTATGGTATCTGGTTCATCTCGTGCCTGGGTCGCTTTACACCAATTCCTCAAGTCCAAGAACTTAAGCCCAGATCAAGAGCTTGCTGCTTTCAAAAGCTATGCTCAAGAATTAAATCTCTTTGCTCCTCTCAGGGCTGTTACAAGTCAATTCTTTGGTTCACTGGGTGGCTTGAAGCAAGTCTTGTCACTTAATCACAATCCAGCGATTCAAGCACGAGTTGTGGGTTCTACTAATACCTAAAACAATCAACGGTATGATCATTCACCATACCGATTGCCTGCATAAAAGCATAAACAATAGTGGTACCAACAAAGCTCATACCTCGTTTTTTGAGGTCTTTAGACAAAGCATCACTCTCTGGACTCTTTGCGGGGATTTGTTTTAAGCTCTTCCATTTGTTTTTAATGATTTTGCCACGTGCAAATGCCCAAAGATATTTATCAAAAGACCCAAACTCTTTTTGAATTTCCAGAAACACGATTGCATTTTTTCGAGCAGAAAAAATTTTGAGACGATTGCGAATGATCTTGTCATTCAACATTAGTTTCTCAAGCTGACCGTCAGTCATCTTGGATACTTTCTTGACATCGAAATTCTTGAATGATTTTCTGTAGCCCTCGCGCTTATTCAGTACTGTCTCCCAACTAAGTCCAGCTTGAGCACCTTCAAGTATTAGCATCTCAAAAAGCTTGTTATCGTCATGCACTGGCAGCCCCCATTCCTCATCGTGGTACTTGAGGTAGAGTGGATTTTTGGGGTTTGCCCAAGAGCATCGTGTTTGTGAGTTTTGCATCTATTTCAAACCTCGGAGGCTGTCGGAATTATTTCCAAAGGCAACACGCGCATTCCGCGCGGTTGCTACCTTTTTTGAGCGACCTGTACATCGCAACTTTGTTTCGATGTACAGGTCTATTATATTTCAATAAAATCAAATCGACCATTATGACTCAAATAAGTGAATAATAAATATATGGATCTATTCTTTGATTTCTTTTTTCAAATCCTGCCTCTCTATTTCATAATTCTGCTTGGCTATATTGCAGGCAAATATTTAGAAGTACAGCGTGAGTCAATAGCACCACTGCTACTTTATATAGTAGTACCAGTCGTTACCTTCAAAGGTATACTCGATTCTGATATTAATGCTCAAACCTTGACTTATCCATTATATTTCTTAGTTCTCGGTGCATTCATGTCATTGAGTTTCTTTTGGCTTGCAAGGCTACTTGGTTTTAGTAAAGAAAAAGCCGGGATGCTTTCTCTATGTACCAGCTTGGTTAATGTAGGTTATTACGGCTTGCCACTGGTACTGCTGGTGCTTGGTGAAAAGGCCCTAGGTGTTTCAGTTATGCTAATCCTGGGACTCGCTATCCATGAGTGTTCAGTTGCATACTTAGTTGCAGCAAGTGGCAAATATAGCTTTAAAGAAAGCTTAGACAAAACTCTAACCCTGCCAATATTGTACTCAAGTTTGATTGCAATAGCAGTAAACTATTTTAATCATCATTATTACCATGAAGTCATCCACTACTTGCCGAGCAATATAGAAACAAGTTTACTCAAGCCAATCTGGGCGAGTATAAACACAATGATGGAAAGGTTTATCAGTGCCTATTCATTACTTGGAATGATCATGATTGGTCTTGGCATAAGCAAAATCAAAAATCTCAAGCTAGATCTTGCCTTCATGTCCCTAGCTTATATTGCCAAGTTCATAATCATCCCTGGTATTGCAGTAGGTTTTATATTTCTCAACAAAAACTATTTTCATTTTTATGATGATCTTGCAACTCAAGTAATCTTCTTAATGTCTTTAGTGCCTATTGGTGCAAATACAATCAGCATAGCAACTCAACTCAAGCTAGATGTAGACAAAGTGGCAATCACCACTGTCATTAGCACACTAATCGCGTTAGCTTATATCCCGCTTGTGCTCAACTTTGTAAAGTTGCCATAGTCCCCAATACATAGAGAAATACAAAGTATAGCTTTAAATCGAAGGTAAAATGGCGTGAGGATTTTCTCGAATTCAATCATGACCCAGCACAACGCTTGGACTATTATGAAAACCAATTCATCAAAACTTTTGAGAAGACA
It encodes the following:
- a CDS encoding GIY-YIG nuclease family protein, with amino-acid sequence MNAKPQTIQIFLPFGSARDMKIASITTRNIEAIYIPRSKLNQSSQRDEVNSVGIYFLLGESEESAKPLVYIGETENCYSRLKQHDQKKDFWNAAIIIRSKTNDFNRAHVRYLEYFCHNKIKQIDRYQVENSQIPVQPHIQETTEAELMDHIETITILLSALGSPVLEETHKADSGSDAAEMLYCTSKNANACGRYLEDGFIVYKGSRIIKDTVPSGERAKEARDKLFNTGILENRDDGLYFARDQIFNSPSYASNVILGRSSNGWIEWKNSEGKTLDELKRQNQNTDLVTG
- a CDS encoding DNA-3-methyladenine glycosylase I; this translates as MQNSQTRCSWANPKNPLYLKYHDEEWGLPVHDDNKLFEMLILEGAQAGLSWETVLNKREGYRKSFKNFDVKKVSKMTDGQLEKLMLNDKIIRNRLKIFSARKNAIVFLEIQKEFGSFDKYLWAFARGKIIKNKWKSLKQIPAKSPESDALSKDLKKRGMSFVGTTIVYAFMQAIGMVNDHTVDCFRY
- a CDS encoding AEC family transporter, whose amino-acid sequence is MNNKYMDLFFDFFFQILPLYFIILLGYIAGKYLEVQRESIAPLLLYIVVPVVTFKGILDSDINAQTLTYPLYFLVLGAFMSLSFFWLARLLGFSKEKAGMLSLCTSLVNVGYYGLPLVLLVLGEKALGVSVMLILGLAIHECSVAYLVAASGKYSFKESLDKTLTLPILYSSLIAIAVNYFNHHYYHEVIHYLPSNIETSLLKPIWASINTMMERFISAYSLLGMIMIGLGISKIKNLKLDLAFMSLAYIAKFIIIPGIAVGFIFLNKNYFHFYDDLATQVIFLMSLVPIGANTISIATQLKLDVDKVAITTVISTLIALAYIPLVLNFVKLP